The following coding sequences lie in one Anaeromicrobium sediminis genomic window:
- a CDS encoding sugar phosphate isomerase/epimerase family protein, whose amino-acid sequence MSFKIGSAPCSWGVEDANDPHNPAWEKVLDEASQAGYKGLELGPYGYLPQDVELLQNALAQRDLQIVAGTLYDDLVSPENFQNIISKTHVTCKLISKLPKASQVDGQSYATPYLVIIDQVNKVRSPFAGHPDKAPRLSTDDWNQMMKHIREIGKITSEEYGIRSVVHPHAGGYIEYADETIRLLNDIPSEVAGLCLDTGHLYYACMDPVQWLKKYADRLDYVHFKDIDIAVYKNVINRQIGFFEACKENVMCPIGKGIIDYEAIHKTLHEIKYKGWITIEQERDPRDADGSLADVRESLKYLEKIGY is encoded by the coding sequence ATGAGTTTTAAAATAGGAAGTGCTCCTTGCTCCTGGGGAGTTGAGGATGCAAATGATCCCCATAATCCAGCTTGGGAAAAAGTTTTGGATGAAGCCTCCCAGGCAGGTTATAAAGGTTTAGAACTTGGGCCTTATGGATATTTACCTCAGGATGTTGAGCTACTTCAAAATGCCTTGGCACAAAGGGATTTGCAAATAGTTGCAGGAACCCTATATGATGATTTAGTTTCTCCTGAAAATTTTCAGAATATAATTTCAAAAACTCATGTTACATGTAAGTTAATATCAAAACTTCCAAAGGCATCACAGGTAGACGGTCAGAGTTATGCCACACCTTATCTTGTAATAATTGATCAGGTGAATAAAGTACGTAGTCCTTTTGCAGGACACCCTGATAAGGCACCAAGATTATCTACTGATGATTGGAATCAGATGATGAAACATATTCGTGAGATTGGAAAGATTACATCAGAAGAATATGGCATTCGCTCTGTAGTCCATCCTCACGCAGGAGGCTATATAGAATATGCAGACGAAACCATTCGTCTTTTAAATGATATTCCTTCTGAAGTAGCTGGACTTTGTTTAGATACAGGACATCTATATTATGCTTGTATGGATCCAGTGCAGTGGTTAAAAAAATATGCAGATCGTTTAGATTATGTTCATTTTAAAGATATAGATATAGCAGTTTATAAAAATGTTATTAATCGCCAAATTGGCTTTTTTGAAGCCTGTAAAGAAAATGTTATGTGTCCTATTGGAAAGGGAATCATTGACTATGAAGCAATTCATAAGACTCTCCATGAAATAAAATATAAAGGATGGATTACCATTGAGCAAGAAAGAGATCCAAGGGATGCAGATGGTAGTCTTGCTGATGTTAGGGAAAGTTTAAAATATCTAGAAAAGATAGGATATTAA
- a CDS encoding Gfo/Idh/MocA family oxidoreductase, whose protein sequence is MEKIKIGIVGLGKLGWKHAENIAHKIPHAELIAACSATEEKIEKAKKELGITYGYTNYEKMVQNPEIDAIAIISPSKYHYEHIELALKNGKHIFCEKPLALTLEECEKIEKLVKEYPHLYFMLGFMRRFDESYAYAKQKIDEGLIGKPFMIRCYGLDPIDLVDVAIPFAKTSGGLYLDMMIHDIDLARWYLQSEGKTAYALGGCYVRDEFAQYNDIDNGVALIEFDNGSIGMFYAGRTCAHGYHIETEIIGTKGSLRIGTTPDKNMTSIFNENGVVKECCSSFLERFEQAYFNEVNYFINCLIHKERPSVKVSDGVLSTKIAYACQKSLDEKSIITI, encoded by the coding sequence ATGGAAAAAATAAAGATTGGTATTGTAGGCTTAGGAAAACTTGGTTGGAAGCATGCTGAAAACATTGCTCATAAAATTCCCCATGCTGAATTAATAGCAGCTTGTAGTGCAACAGAAGAAAAAATAGAAAAAGCTAAGAAAGAATTAGGTATTACATATGGATATACTAATTATGAAAAAATGGTTCAAAACCCTGAAATTGATGCCATTGCAATCATATCTCCTTCAAAATATCATTACGAGCATATTGAATTAGCTTTAAAGAATGGAAAACATATTTTTTGCGAAAAGCCCTTAGCATTAACCTTAGAGGAATGTGAAAAAATCGAAAAATTAGTTAAAGAATATCCACATCTTTATTTTATGCTTGGATTCATGAGAAGATTTGATGAATCTTATGCCTATGCAAAACAAAAGATTGATGAAGGTCTTATTGGTAAGCCATTTATGATAAGATGTTATGGGCTAGATCCTATTGATCTAGTAGATGTTGCCATTCCCTTTGCAAAAACAAGTGGTGGTCTATATCTAGATATGATGATTCACGATATTGATTTAGCTCGTTGGTATCTCCAATCTGAAGGAAAAACAGCTTATGCCCTTGGTGGATGTTATGTTCGTGATGAGTTTGCACAATATAATGACATTGATAATGGTGTAGCTCTTATAGAGTTTGACAATGGGAGTATTGGCATGTTTTATGCAGGTAGAACCTGTGCCCATGGTTATCATATAGAAACAGAAATTATAGGAACAAAAGGAAGTTTACGAATTGGTACAACTCCTGATAAAAATATGACATCTATTTTTAATGAAAATGGTGTAGTTAAAGAATGTTGTTCTAGCTTTTTAGAGCGATTTGAACAAGCTTACTTCAATGAAGTAAATTACTTTATCAATTGTTTAATCCATAAAGAAAGACCATCTGTAAAAGTTTCCGATGGCGTTCTTTCAACTAAAATTGCTTATGCGTGCCAAAAGTCTTTAGATGAAAAATCTATTATTACCATATAA
- a CDS encoding DUF3006 domain-containing protein: MKIIVDRIEDNMVIGEREDREMVKINKNQINEPVKEGDVLVVKDGKFIVDEEGTNRLKEEVKNMMEDLFE, from the coding sequence ATGAAAATTATTGTAGATAGAATAGAAGATAATATGGTCATAGGGGAAAGAGAAGATAGGGAAATGGTTAAAATAAATAAAAATCAAATAAATGAGCCCGTTAAAGAGGGGGATGTATTAGTTGTAAAGGACGGAAAATTTATTGTAGATGAAGAAGGAACTAATAGATTGAAAGAGGAAGTAAAAAATATGATGGAAGATTTATTTGAATAG
- the iolC gene encoding 5-dehydro-2-deoxygluconokinase, producing the protein MNHIKFQSDRELDLIAVGRLGIDLNPNEINRPLEESITFTRYVGGSPANIAVATSRLDLKTGFIGRVADDQFGTYITNYLKENNIDTNGIVVDKSGAKTGLAFTEVKSPSECSLIMYRNNAVDLKIEPEDISEEYIKKSKAILISGTALAASPSREAVFVALEYARKHGVVVFFDIDYRPYTWKSEAETAVYYSLAAEKSDVIIGTREEFDTIEHLTSPETKDDFVTAKHWFDYNAKIVIIKHGKEGSYAYTDEGDKVKGVVFPVVPLKTFGAGDSYAGALIYGLINDFNIAKAMEFGAASASIVITTNSCSASMPTVGQIEDFIATAKKE; encoded by the coding sequence ATGAATCATATAAAATTTCAATCAGATAGAGAACTTGACCTTATTGCTGTTGGAAGACTTGGAATTGATTTGAATCCAAATGAAATCAATCGTCCTTTAGAAGAGAGTATAACCTTTACAAGATATGTGGGAGGTTCTCCTGCTAATATAGCAGTTGCCACATCTAGATTAGATCTTAAAACAGGATTCATAGGAAGAGTTGCAGATGATCAATTTGGAACATATATTACAAACTATTTAAAAGAAAATAACATAGACACAAATGGTATTGTAGTAGATAAATCAGGAGCGAAGACTGGCCTTGCGTTTACAGAAGTGAAATCTCCATCTGAGTGTAGTTTAATCATGTATAGAAATAATGCAGTAGATTTAAAAATAGAACCAGAGGATATATCAGAAGAATATATAAAAAAATCAAAAGCCATATTAATTTCAGGAACAGCCCTTGCAGCAAGTCCTTCAAGGGAAGCTGTGTTTGTAGCTTTAGAATATGCAAGAAAGCATGGTGTAGTAGTATTTTTTGATATAGATTATCGTCCATATACATGGAAATCAGAAGCAGAAACTGCTGTCTATTATAGTTTAGCCGCTGAAAAAAGTGACGTCATAATAGGCACAAGGGAAGAGTTTGATACTATAGAACATTTAACAAGTCCTGAAACTAAGGATGATTTTGTGACGGCTAAACATTGGTTTGACTATAATGCAAAGATTGTAATCATCAAGCATGGAAAAGAAGGGTCCTATGCATATACAGATGAGGGCGATAAGGTTAAAGGGGTTGTATTCCCTGTTGTACCACTTAAAACTTTCGGAGCAGGAGATTCTTATGCAGGAGCACTTATTTATGGTTTAATAAATGATTTTAATATAGCTAAAGCCATGGAATTTGGAGCTGCTTCAGCTTCTATTGTTATTACTACAAATAGTTGTTCTGCATCAATGCCTACAGTAGGTCAAATTGAGGATTTTATTGCTACAGCAAAAAAAGAATAG
- a CDS encoding 5-deoxy-glucuronate isomerase — MGRKEELRMRPGKLEYGYNCYTEQDGKNSDMLMDYGILKMKKGDVEVSNEDKERAYLLIFGEVTFEWEGNKVEAKRGSCFDEDPWCLHVPAGVDVKITGDGEAEISVQKKYNPKKFPSVFYKPGDVRVETRGTGTMNETNTRVVKTIIDKSINEDSNIVLGEIICYPGKWGGFTPHYHAQPEIYFYKFFPENGYGFLEVGDDVVKVKHNDAVKLAGGTTHPHVTAPGYAMYCIWTIPHLEDNPYIKPITIPEHEWLLDPNAKIWPEK, encoded by the coding sequence ATGGGAAGAAAAGAAGAGTTAAGAATGAGACCAGGAAAATTAGAATATGGTTATAACTGCTATACGGAACAAGATGGAAAAAATAGTGATATGTTAATGGATTATGGTATTTTAAAGATGAAAAAAGGTGATGTAGAGGTTAGCAATGAAGATAAGGAGAGAGCTTACTTACTTATTTTCGGAGAAGTAACCTTTGAGTGGGAAGGAAATAAAGTAGAAGCTAAGCGTGGATCATGTTTTGATGAAGACCCATGGTGTTTACATGTACCAGCTGGAGTCGATGTAAAGATTACAGGAGATGGAGAGGCAGAAATATCTGTACAAAAGAAATATAATCCAAAGAAATTCCCATCAGTTTTCTATAAGCCTGGAGATGTTAGGGTAGAAACTAGAGGAACTGGTACTATGAATGAAACGAATACAAGAGTTGTAAAGACTATTATTGATAAATCTATTAATGAAGATTCTAATATTGTATTAGGGGAAATAATTTGCTACCCAGGAAAATGGGGTGGATTTACACCGCATTATCATGCACAACCAGAGATTTATTTTTATAAGTTTTTCCCTGAAAATGGATATGGCTTCTTAGAAGTTGGAGATGACGTAGTAAAAGTAAAACATAATGATGCAGTGAAATTAGCAGGTGGTACAACACATCCACACGTTACAGCTCCTGGATATGCCATGTATTGTATATGGACTATTCCACATCTTGAGGATAATCCTTATATTAAACCTATAACTATTCCAGAACATGAATGGTTATTAGATCCAAATGCAAAAATTTGGCCAGAAAAATAG
- a CDS encoding class II fructose-bisphosphate aldolase: protein MLVSLREITQQAADKNCAVAGFNVFGYEDASAVIRAAEKLNAPVILMSNKDAVDYMPLEFYADLFCRLARNAKVPVCIHLDHAKSYELIARAIKAGYTSVMYDGSQLPLEENIRNTKEVVKLAKALDISVEAEIGSVGYSDPNIKIKGVYTKPEEAEIFARETGVDILAVSIGNVHRMEKQGATIQYDLLKEIQEVVPAPIVVHGSTGILDEDMKKLITYRIGKVNIGTALRMAFGSTLREEMERKPNAFDRLELLKSTIDAVEEAAYNKLKLLGF, encoded by the coding sequence ATGTTAGTGAGTCTAAGAGAAATTACCCAACAAGCAGCTGATAAAAATTGTGCCGTTGCAGGATTTAATGTATTTGGATATGAGGACGCTTCAGCTGTTATTAGAGCGGCTGAAAAATTAAATGCACCAGTTATTCTTATGAGTAATAAGGATGCAGTAGATTATATGCCTTTAGAGTTTTATGCAGACTTATTTTGTAGGTTGGCAAGAAATGCAAAAGTTCCCGTATGCATACATCTTGATCATGCTAAAAGTTATGAATTAATCGCCCGCGCTATTAAAGCAGGATATACTTCTGTTATGTATGATGGTTCTCAGCTTCCCCTTGAAGAAAATATAAGAAATACTAAGGAAGTTGTAAAGTTAGCAAAGGCATTAGATATAAGTGTTGAAGCTGAAATTGGCTCTGTAGGATATAGTGATCCAAATATAAAAATAAAGGGAGTATATACAAAGCCAGAGGAAGCAGAAATATTTGCAAGGGAGACTGGTGTAGATATTTTAGCCGTATCTATTGGAAATGTTCATAGAATGGAAAAACAAGGGGCAACTATTCAGTATGATTTACTAAAAGAGATCCAAGAAGTTGTACCTGCACCAATTGTTGTCCATGGTTCTACAGGAATATTAGATGAAGACATGAAAAAACTCATTACCTATAGAATAGGTAAAGTAAATATTGGAACAGCTCTTAGAATGGCTTTTGGTAGTACTTTAAGAGAAGAAATGGAAAGAAAACCAAATGCCTTTGATCGACTTGAATTATTAAAGAGCACTATTGATGCAGTAGAAGAGGCCGCATATAATAAATTGAAGCTATTGGGATTTTAA
- the iolE gene encoding myo-inosose-2 dehydratase, translated as MFNKEKLHFGCAPINWTNDDLPELGGELTYQQCLSEMALAGFTGSEIGNKYPKDLDTLKKALDIRGMRICNAWFSCEFTTKPMEETIENFKKHRDFLHALGAKVIGLAEVGVSIQGYEDVPLFKKAPILTDEQFEKIARGLEELGRLAKEKDMEIAYHYHMGTGIQSLDELDRLMDMTDPQLVPLLFDTGHATFAGEDSVALLEKYVKRVRHVHFKDVRSEVLERVKKEDLSFLQGVKEGIFTVPGDGDMVDWDGVFKILGENNYEGWIVIEAEQDPAKADPLEYAIKARKFIQEKTGI; from the coding sequence ATGTTTAATAAAGAAAAATTACATTTTGGATGTGCACCTATAAACTGGACAAATGATGATCTTCCTGAATTAGGTGGAGAATTAACTTATCAACAATGTTTAAGTGAAATGGCATTAGCAGGATTTACAGGAAGTGAGATTGGAAACAAGTATCCAAAGGATTTAGATACATTAAAAAAGGCATTAGATATTAGAGGAATGAGAATTTGTAATGCTTGGTTTAGCTGTGAGTTTACTACAAAACCAATGGAAGAAACAATAGAAAACTTTAAAAAGCATAGAGACTTTTTACATGCATTAGGTGCTAAAGTGATAGGTTTAGCAGAAGTGGGCGTAAGTATTCAAGGATATGAAGATGTACCTCTATTTAAAAAGGCTCCAATTTTAACTGATGAACAATTTGAAAAGATTGCAAGGGGTCTTGAAGAATTAGGAAGACTTGCAAAGGAAAAGGATATGGAAATTGCTTACCATTATCATATGGGTACAGGTATTCAATCTTTAGATGAATTAGATAGACTTATGGATATGACAGATCCACAATTAGTTCCACTTCTATTTGATACAGGTCATGCAACTTTTGCAGGGGAAGATTCAGTAGCACTACTTGAAAAATATGTTAAGAGAGTAAGACACGTACACTTTAAAGATGTTAGAAGTGAAGTATTAGAAAGAGTGAAAAAAGAAGATTTAAGTTTCTTACAAGGTGTAAAAGAAGGTATTTTCACAGTTCCTGGAGATGGAGACATGGTAGATTGGGACGGAGTATTTAAAATATTAGGTGAAAATAACTATGAGGGATGGATTGTTATTGAAGCAGAACAAGATCCAGCAAAGGCAGATCCACTAGAATATGCTATTAAAGCAAGAAAATTCATCCAAGAAAAAACTGGTATATAA
- a CDS encoding class II fructose-bisphosphate aldolase codes for MLTNLREILKDAMNNNYIIPGFNVFGYEDASAVIKAGEKMNAPIVLLTHKAARKYMPISYTAPLFKAMAEKASIPVCLQLEHAKDFQIIEEAIELGYTSVMYDGSQLPLEENIRNTKKVIQLAHSFNVSVEAEIGSVAYEDIYQDNASIYTCPLEAEQFVNETKVDALAIAIGTVHRQQQQSAHIQYERLSEIEKVTNTPLVLHGSSGISHEDLSELSKTKISKVNIGTALRTAFGDALKEEVLNEDHLYNRKDLFKGPMEAVQKVVMEKLSALGF; via the coding sequence ATGTTAACAAATTTACGTGAAATCCTAAAGGATGCTATGAATAACAACTATATTATTCCTGGTTTTAATGTTTTTGGATATGAAGATGCTAGTGCAGTCATTAAAGCAGGAGAAAAGATGAATGCTCCTATTGTATTATTAACCCATAAAGCAGCAAGGAAATATATGCCCATATCATATACAGCTCCTCTTTTTAAAGCAATGGCCGAGAAAGCTAGTATTCCCGTATGTCTTCAATTAGAACATGCAAAAGACTTTCAAATAATAGAAGAGGCCATAGAACTTGGTTATACCTCAGTAATGTATGATGGTTCTCAACTTCCACTAGAAGAGAATATTAGAAATACAAAAAAAGTAATCCAGCTTGCCCATTCTTTTAATGTGAGTGTTGAAGCTGAAATTGGTTCTGTAGCTTATGAGGATATCTATCAGGACAATGCTTCCATATACACATGTCCTTTAGAGGCTGAACAATTTGTGAACGAAACCAAAGTAGATGCATTGGCCATTGCCATCGGAACAGTCCATAGGCAGCAACAACAAAGTGCCCACATACAATATGAACGACTTAGTGAAATTGAAAAAGTAACGAATACACCCCTAGTACTACATGGTTCTTCTGGTATTTCCCATGAAGATTTGTCAGAATTATCAAAAACTAAAATTTCTAAAGTCAATATTGGTACAGCTCTTCGTACTGCTTTTGGTGATGCTTTAAAAGAAGAGGTGTTAAATGAGGATCATCTCTATAATCGAAAGGATTTATTCAAAGGTCCAATGGAAGCAGTTCAGAAAGTTGTCATGGAAAAGTTATCTGCATTGGGCTTTTAA
- a CDS encoding SDR family NAD(P)-dependent oxidoreductase produces the protein MLDYRKMFSLEGERAVITGGGTGIGFAMAQCFIAAGADVIIVGRDEEKLKEACERLGEKALYRQFDVTYTDKANDFIGEIRENIGEITILVNNAGVHVKKPIENITDEDFEKILNVHVLGAFALTRAIIPSMKKIGKGNILFTASMASIFGIPYVISYAAAKSAYLGMVRSLAAEISCDGIRVNAIAPGWIETPMLHKALDGDDGRKDKILGRTPMGKFGEPADIGWAAVYLCSKAGQFVNGVILPVDGGVSIGF, from the coding sequence ATGTTAGATTATAGAAAAATGTTTAGTTTAGAGGGAGAAAGGGCTGTTATCACAGGGGGCGGTACTGGTATTGGTTTTGCAATGGCACAATGTTTTATTGCAGCAGGAGCAGATGTAATCATTGTGGGCCGGGACGAGGAAAAGTTAAAAGAGGCATGTGAAAGGCTTGGAGAAAAGGCACTATATCGACAATTTGATGTGACCTATACGGATAAGGCAAATGATTTTATAGGAGAAATTAGAGAGAACATTGGAGAAATTACAATATTAGTAAATAATGCAGGGGTACATGTGAAAAAGCCTATTGAAAATATAACAGATGAAGATTTTGAAAAGATCCTCAATGTACATGTTTTAGGAGCCTTTGCCCTAACTAGAGCTATAATACCTTCCATGAAAAAGATAGGAAAGGGAAATATTTTATTTACGGCTTCCATGGCATCTATTTTTGGAATACCTTATGTAATATCCTATGCAGCTGCTAAATCAGCATATTTAGGAATGGTACGTTCATTGGCAGCTGAAATTTCATGTGATGGGATTCGAGTAAATGCCATTGCTCCAGGTTGGATTGAAACGCCTATGTTACATAAAGCACTAGATGGAGATGATGGAAGAAAAGATAAGATTTTAGGACGTACACCTATGGGCAAATTTGGAGAGCCTGCAGATATTGGATGGGCAGCAGTATATCTTTGCTCTAAAGCTGGACAATTTGTAAATGGCGTAATACTACCTGTTGATGGTGGTGTAAGTATAGGATTTTAA
- a CDS encoding DeoR/GlpR family DNA-binding transcription regulator: MIATQRLEKIKEILLIERTVDIHKLRSILNVSDVTIRKDLAELEKQGFLIKTRGGATLAEVSTQEITHSSSILNYDLKDYIATIAANTIEDGDTIFLGSGATCYLLAQKLKHKDVTIITNNISALYELTPHLKRVFLIGGELLYRENMISSSSEKVDDYFKDIYVNKAFTSISGIDLMAGLTVDHTLSTFVYKQVPNITKCWTLLADHMKFNKIALFQVGTIETPDRIITNQIDDIYKNAFLEKGVEVITE, encoded by the coding sequence ATGATAGCAACCCAAAGATTGGAAAAAATAAAGGAAATACTATTAATAGAAAGAACTGTAGATATTCACAAACTTCGCTCTATTCTTAATGTGAGCGACGTTACCATCCGTAAAGATTTAGCTGAATTGGAAAAGCAAGGCTTTTTAATAAAGACTAGGGGCGGTGCCACACTAGCAGAAGTTTCTACTCAAGAAATCACCCACTCCTCTTCTATTCTCAACTATGATTTGAAAGATTATATTGCTACTATTGCTGCAAATACCATAGAAGATGGAGATACTATTTTTTTAGGTTCTGGTGCTACCTGCTATTTGCTTGCACAAAAATTAAAGCATAAAGATGTAACCATAATCACAAATAATATTAGTGCATTATATGAATTAACCCCTCATTTAAAAAGAGTATTTTTAATTGGTGGAGAGTTACTTTATAGAGAAAATATGATTTCATCCAGTAGTGAGAAGGTGGATGATTATTTTAAAGACATTTATGTGAATAAAGCATTTACCAGTATATCAGGTATTGATCTAATGGCTGGTCTTACTGTAGATCATACCCTAAGTACCTTTGTCTATAAGCAAGTACCTAATATTACAAAATGTTGGACCCTACTTGCAGATCATATGAAATTTAATAAAATAGCACTTTTTCAAGTAGGCACTATAGAGACTCCAGATCGAATTATTACTAACCAAATTGATGATATTTATAAAAATGCATTTTTAGAAAAGGGTGTAGAAGTCATTACAGAATAA
- the iolD gene encoding 3D-(3,5/4)-trihydroxycyclohexane-1,2-dione acylhydrolase (decyclizing), with translation MQTVRLTMAQALVKFLNNQYVSVDGKENKFVKGVTGIFGHGNVVGLGQALDQYKNEMVFYQGKNEQEIAHVAMAYAKQKNRKEIFACTASIGPGSLNMVTAAGTATVNRIPLLLLPSDSYACRQPDPVLQQVEDATDYNVTASDAFKPVSKYWDRISRPEQLMTAAINAMRVLTDPAETGTVTLSLPQDVQGESYDYPVEFFKKRVHYIERRRITENALNRAVELITSKKKPMMICGGGVRYSGAGEELKAFAEKFNIPFSETQAGKGTISWEHEMNLGGGGVCGTLAANLIAKDADLIIAVGTRLNDFVTSSKFAYQNKDVQILSINVNAMDATKMESMSVVADAKDALATIKKALEEKGYESAYTTEIQEAKEEWNKEWERFENIELEEGLSQTRVLAELNKLLDEDAIIVSASGSLPSDLERVWRPTVADTYHLEYGFSCMGYEVSGALGAKIAEPEREVYTFVGDGGFMMGHSDLHTSLQEGKKINILLFDNNGHQCIHNLQRSQGINTFGTEFRYREDNTLNGSYIPVSYATIAEGYGAKAYRVSTLEELKEAIEASKKDTISTLIEIKVLPGTMTGAYETFWRVGTAQVAEDKRVEMAAVNMKEMVTKCRPY, from the coding sequence ATGCAAACTGTTAGACTAACAATGGCACAAGCACTGGTTAAGTTTTTAAACAATCAATATGTATCTGTAGATGGAAAAGAAAACAAATTTGTTAAAGGGGTAACTGGAATATTTGGACACGGTAATGTAGTTGGATTAGGCCAAGCCCTTGACCAGTATAAAAATGAGATGGTTTTTTATCAAGGAAAAAATGAACAAGAGATTGCCCATGTAGCTATGGCTTATGCAAAACAAAAAAATAGAAAAGAAATTTTTGCATGTACTGCATCAATAGGACCTGGATCATTAAACATGGTAACTGCTGCAGGAACAGCAACAGTAAACCGTATTCCACTATTACTATTACCATCAGATTCATATGCTTGTAGACAGCCAGACCCAGTTCTACAACAGGTAGAAGATGCTACAGATTATAATGTGACAGCTAGTGATGCTTTCAAACCTGTTAGTAAGTATTGGGATAGAATTTCAAGACCGGAACAATTAATGACAGCAGCTATTAATGCCATGAGAGTCCTTACTGATCCAGCAGAAACAGGAACTGTTACATTATCACTACCACAGGATGTACAAGGAGAAAGCTATGACTATCCAGTAGAATTCTTTAAAAAGAGAGTACATTATATAGAGCGTAGAAGAATTACTGAAAATGCATTAAATAGAGCAGTAGAATTAATTACTAGTAAGAAAAAGCCTATGATGATCTGCGGTGGAGGGGTGCGCTACAGTGGAGCTGGTGAAGAATTAAAGGCTTTTGCAGAAAAGTTTAATATTCCATTTTCTGAAACACAAGCAGGAAAAGGAACAATTTCATGGGAGCATGAAATGAATTTAGGTGGCGGTGGTGTTTGTGGAACACTTGCTGCAAACTTAATTGCAAAGGACGCAGATTTGATTATAGCTGTTGGAACAAGGTTAAATGACTTTGTTACTTCTTCAAAATTTGCATATCAAAATAAAGACGTTCAGATTCTTTCTATAAATGTAAATGCAATGGATGCAACAAAAATGGAGTCCATGAGTGTTGTGGCAGATGCTAAGGATGCTTTAGCTACTATAAAGAAAGCATTAGAAGAAAAAGGATATGAATCTGCTTATACTACTGAAATCCAGGAAGCAAAAGAAGAGTGGAATAAGGAATGGGAAAGATTTGAAAATATTGAATTAGAAGAAGGTCTTTCACAAACAAGAGTATTAGCTGAGCTTAACAAATTATTAGATGAAGATGCAATCATTGTTTCTGCATCAGGAAGTTTACCTTCAGACTTAGAAAGGGTATGGAGACCAACTGTTGCTGATACTTATCATCTTGAATATGGTTTCTCTTGTATGGGTTATGAAGTTTCTGGTGCACTTGGTGCAAAAATTGCAGAACCAGAAAGAGAAGTATACACATTTGTAGGAGACGGTGGATTCATGATGGGTCACTCGGATCTACATACGAGTCTGCAAGAAGGTAAAAAGATCAATATATTATTATTTGATAATAATGGACATCAATGTATTCACAACTTACAAAGATCTCAGGGAATTAATACCTTTGGAACAGAGTTTAGATATAGAGAAGATAATACATTAAATGGGTCTTATATACCTGTAAGCTATGCAACTATTGCAGAGGGTTATGGTGCAAAAGCTTATAGAGTAAGCACGTTAGAAGAATTAAAAGAAGCAATCGAGGCTTCTAAGAAGGACACAATTTCTACATTGATAGAAATAAAAGTATTACCAGGAACTATGACTGGTGCCTATGAAACATTTTGGAGAGTTGGAACAGCACAAGTTGCTGAAGATAAGAGAGTAGAGATGGCTGCAGTAAATATGAAGGAAATGGTTACTAAGTGTAGACCATATTAA